In the genome of Paenibacillus sp. FSL R5-0766, one region contains:
- a CDS encoding response regulator → MQMMIVDDEAHWVDNLSMTKPWHTLGIEHVHKAYSAHEALQMIDTHPIDIVISDIQMPEMTGIELIERIRIRDKKIKCILLSGYSEFDYAKKAIQFEAVDYLLKPPTDDELMGAVQKAIDQLNNEWELVSSLTRTQFTLRENLPHLRGRLLLGALQGQRIAAAEWDRKLANYALPFHTGDAALMLVRLEEEFGHYDSNDQTLIEYAIINMAEEIMGEFMEVWGVKEEHGYLVFLLQLKDRKGDIGKETILEKLSIQLQSKVKQFLKGSLSIVITEWFTFPNQLYDRFRQASAYFRQIVGDEREFVMRVSDVETPAAQGPLDVLYTPPTFISLLESGQWDAAEEKILAVCAELDEKWSESWEHCMEAGFLITASFTNIAHRNKLTLTTLMGNDVEDLQSGEVFATISKLRKWSLSVLGKLKEGTSNEIKDIRSEYVKKIQDFTDKNLHLDVSLRVLADHVNLHPTHLSKIYKIETGEGISDYISRLRMDRACHKLVTTTKKVYEISMEIGYMDPAYFIKVFKRQFGVTPQEYRDQHK, encoded by the coding sequence ATGCAAATGATGATCGTAGACGATGAAGCACACTGGGTCGATAACCTGTCCATGACCAAGCCCTGGCACACGCTGGGGATCGAACATGTGCATAAAGCATACTCGGCACACGAAGCACTTCAAATGATCGACACCCACCCCATCGATATCGTGATCTCGGACATTCAGATGCCCGAAATGACAGGCATTGAACTGATCGAACGTATCCGCATCCGGGACAAAAAAATAAAATGTATCCTGTTATCCGGGTATTCCGAATTCGATTACGCCAAAAAAGCCATTCAGTTCGAGGCCGTGGACTATCTGCTCAAGCCCCCAACTGACGATGAATTAATGGGCGCTGTGCAGAAGGCCATCGATCAATTGAACAACGAATGGGAACTTGTTAGTTCACTGACACGAACGCAGTTTACGTTGCGAGAGAATCTCCCCCATTTGCGGGGACGACTGCTCCTGGGGGCTTTGCAGGGACAACGAATCGCCGCTGCCGAATGGGATCGGAAGCTCGCTAATTATGCTCTGCCCTTTCATACCGGGGATGCTGCATTAATGCTGGTAAGGCTGGAAGAAGAATTCGGACACTATGACAGCAATGATCAGACCCTGATCGAATATGCCATCATCAATATGGCGGAAGAGATTATGGGTGAATTTATGGAAGTGTGGGGCGTCAAGGAGGAGCACGGATATCTGGTGTTTTTGCTTCAGTTGAAAGATCGGAAAGGCGATATTGGCAAAGAAACCATTCTGGAGAAGCTGTCCATTCAGCTTCAATCCAAAGTAAAACAATTTCTGAAAGGCTCCCTCTCCATCGTTATCACCGAGTGGTTCACCTTTCCGAATCAGCTTTACGATCGCTTCCGTCAGGCTTCGGCCTATTTCCGGCAGATCGTTGGCGACGAACGCGAATTCGTCATGCGTGTCAGCGATGTTGAGACACCTGCGGCGCAAGGTCCACTCGATGTGCTGTATACCCCGCCAACCTTCATTAGTCTGTTGGAAAGCGGACAGTGGGATGCCGCCGAAGAGAAAATCCTCGCGGTCTGCGCAGAGCTGGATGAGAAATGGTCAGAATCATGGGAGCACTGCATGGAGGCAGGTTTTCTTATTACGGCTTCATTCACCAATATTGCCCACCGGAACAAGCTGACTCTGACCACTTTAATGGGCAATGATGTCGAGGATTTGCAAAGTGGGGAAGTTTTCGCTACCATCAGCAAACTGCGGAAATGGTCGCTCAGTGTCCTTGGCAAACTCAAGGAAGGCACGTCCAACGAGATCAAGGACATCCGTTCTGAGTATGTGAAGAAGATTCAGGATTTTACAGATAAGAACCTGCATCTGGATGTATCTTTGCGTGTGCTGGCTGACCATGTCAATCTGCACCCGACCCATTTGTCCAAGATCTATAAGATCGAAACCGGCGAAGGCATCAGTGATTATATCTCGCGCCTGCGCATGGATCGGGCCTGTCACAAGCTGGTCACGACCACCAAAAAAGTGTACGAAATCAGCATGGAGATTGGTTATATGGACCCGGCTTATTTTATCAAGGTGTTCAAACGCCAGTTTGGCGTTACACCGCAGGAATACCGAGACCAGCATAAATAA
- a CDS encoding sensor histidine kinase: MHIWKRLMPFQGKTRSPFSLFAKINLLIVVLFIPILIMYTYSNNVTYDVVSKELQISNTKQLTFLSSQIDSRINQMMDFSLILSRDPNVRAFNGLNMWDDRYDRMQTRYVIQEKMTLQTGVTDIWPTRYAVHSQQNKDVIANYNQTTGYDEEYLKKNMSGRWTYGDQGAVSEDELNSFYWFYTDSLAQPGMLTGSNLVIEASFSYENIQNMLDTYKAGGQGDPFLYHKGNSPILNRSADKQLSAELIQYLDTHSPEDTTQDVVKLNGKKYLVSSVKSTYLDWHLVDVIPLYQILKPISLSQNLFYTSMILLLVVGISASILLYRNVQYPIKQLIKGLRRVEQGDYSVRLHSKNKNEFSFLFRRFNDMSHQIQDLIENVFHEKIRAKEATLKQLQAQINPHFLYNCLGYIINMAQMKDEQAVVSMAHNLSAYYRYTTRMERETSSLQEEIKLLINYLDIQKLRNGRIEYHIDIPEDMLAQSVPRLMLQPMVENSVIHGVAKSYSSGEIRITGERLNGFGRIYIDDDGPGLSPEQYEALNLKMQEPLQEEMGCGLWNTHQRITHLFGSHSYLLFGPSPLGGFRTEIIWEIPKEDTDSDKGNDDTN, encoded by the coding sequence ATGCATATATGGAAGCGCTTAATGCCTTTTCAAGGTAAAACCAGATCCCCATTCAGTCTTTTTGCCAAAATAAACTTGTTAATTGTGGTCTTGTTCATCCCCATTCTAATCATGTACACCTACTCGAATAACGTCACCTATGATGTCGTCAGCAAAGAACTGCAGATCTCCAACACAAAACAGCTCACCTTTCTGTCCAGTCAGATCGACTCCCGTATCAATCAGATGATGGATTTCAGCCTGATTCTCTCCCGAGACCCCAATGTCAGAGCATTCAACGGCCTTAACATGTGGGATGATCGATATGACCGGATGCAGACCCGTTATGTGATACAAGAGAAGATGACGCTGCAAACCGGCGTTACGGATATATGGCCCACCCGATATGCGGTGCATTCACAGCAGAATAAGGATGTCATCGCCAACTACAATCAAACGACAGGATATGATGAGGAGTATCTGAAAAAAAATATGAGCGGACGATGGACCTATGGGGATCAAGGAGCCGTATCAGAGGATGAACTAAATTCCTTCTATTGGTTTTATACCGATTCCTTGGCACAGCCGGGGATGCTCACGGGAAGTAATCTGGTGATTGAAGCCAGTTTCAGCTACGAGAATATTCAAAATATGCTGGATACGTATAAAGCGGGGGGACAAGGCGATCCTTTCTTGTATCACAAAGGAAATTCACCCATCCTCAATCGCAGCGCGGACAAGCAATTATCCGCAGAACTCATTCAGTATCTAGATACGCATTCTCCGGAAGACACCACACAAGATGTCGTGAAGCTGAACGGAAAGAAATATCTGGTTAGCTCCGTGAAGTCCACCTATCTGGATTGGCATCTGGTTGACGTCATCCCGCTGTATCAGATTTTGAAACCCATCTCGCTCAGTCAGAATCTGTTCTACACCAGTATGATTTTGCTACTCGTTGTAGGCATCTCGGCTTCCATCCTGCTGTACCGGAATGTCCAGTATCCCATCAAACAACTGATCAAAGGTTTACGCCGCGTAGAGCAAGGGGATTATTCTGTCCGACTGCATAGCAAAAACAAGAATGAGTTCTCATTCCTGTTCCGCCGATTCAACGATATGTCCCATCAGATTCAAGATCTGATCGAGAATGTATTCCATGAGAAAATTAGAGCCAAGGAAGCTACGCTGAAGCAATTACAAGCGCAGATCAATCCGCATTTCCTATATAATTGTCTTGGTTATATCATCAACATGGCTCAGATGAAGGACGAGCAAGCTGTGGTCTCCATGGCGCATAACCTAAGTGCGTATTATCGCTACACCACCCGTATGGAACGGGAGACGTCGTCGCTACAAGAAGAGATCAAGCTGCTGATCAACTATCTGGATATCCAGAAGCTGCGTAATGGTCGCATTGAGTATCACATTGATATCCCTGAGGATATGCTTGCCCAGTCGGTGCCACGATTAATGCTTCAACCGATGGTCGAGAATTCCGTCATACATGGTGTAGCGAAGTCCTACTCTTCCGGGGAAATTCGAATTACCGGGGAGCGTTTGAATGGTTTTGGCAGAATATATATCGACGACGATGGTCCTGGCTTAAGCCCGGAACAGTACGAAGCGCTGAACTTGAAGATGCAGGAACCTTTACAAGAAGAAATGGGCTGCGGCCTTTGGAATACGCACCAACGAATCACGCACCTGTTCGGCAGTCATTCCTACCTCCTATTCGGCCCATCCCCACTTGGCGGATTCCGAACCGAAATCATCTGGGAGATACCAAAAGAGGATACAGATTCCGATAAAGGTAATGACGATACGAATTGA
- a CDS encoding ABC transporter permease subunit — MVLPAAIMVFIFSYIPMSGILMAFQDYKPALGFFNSEWVGLKHFRYMWENDYFLQITWNTLFFACSKIVMNLIIPFVFALLLNEVRKMALKRTIQTLVYLPHFLSWVTLSGILIDILAQTGIVNQFLVSVFGIKPIFFLGDGSWFRFTIIASDVWKEFGFNTIIFLAALSGINPALYEAAEVDGAGRWKQTMYITIPALIPIGIVIATLALGNVLNANFDQIFNLYSPLIYQQGDIIDTFVYREGLLSGQFSFATAVNLFKSVISLILIVISYRLAYRFAGYRIF; from the coding sequence ATGGTGTTGCCGGCGGCCATTATGGTCTTTATATTTTCATACATTCCGATGTCCGGGATTTTGATGGCATTTCAAGATTATAAACCTGCACTGGGATTTTTCAATTCCGAATGGGTAGGACTGAAACACTTTAGGTACATGTGGGAAAATGATTATTTCCTGCAAATTACGTGGAACACGTTGTTCTTTGCCTGTTCCAAGATTGTCATGAACCTGATTATTCCGTTTGTATTCGCCTTATTACTTAATGAGGTACGGAAGATGGCGCTGAAAAGAACGATTCAAACGCTCGTGTATCTTCCTCACTTTCTGTCCTGGGTTACGCTATCAGGCATTTTGATCGACATTCTGGCCCAGACGGGTATTGTCAATCAGTTTCTGGTTTCGGTATTCGGCATCAAGCCGATCTTTTTCCTGGGGGATGGCAGCTGGTTCCGATTCACGATTATCGCGAGTGATGTCTGGAAAGAGTTTGGATTCAACACAATCATCTTCCTCGCGGCACTGTCTGGCATAAACCCTGCACTTTATGAAGCGGCTGAAGTGGACGGCGCAGGACGCTGGAAGCAAACGATGTATATTACCATCCCGGCACTTATTCCGATTGGGATCGTCATCGCCACCCTGGCACTGGGGAATGTGCTTAACGCCAACTTTGACCAGATCTTTAACTTATATAGTCCGTTGATTTACCAACAAGGAGATATTATCGATACGTTTGTGTATAGAGAAGGTCTGCTTAGTGGGCAGTTCAGTTTTGCTACCGCTGTGAATCTGTTCAAATCGGTCATCAGCCTGATCCTGATTGTGATCTCGTACCGACTGGCTTACCGATTCGCCGGATACCGAATTTTCTAG
- a CDS encoding carbohydrate ABC transporter permease: MYHKTMPYRIFSIFNNVLLTILSLLCLLPLYHLLMVSLSASAPANAGLVTFWPIGFTLEAYAKTFANTNFLSSLWVSVERTVLGTGLALIVNTIAAYALSKETRVFRARNIYLWYFVITMLFSGGLIPGYILILKLGLMNTLLALILPGLVAVFNIILLLNFFRTVPKDLEEAAFIDGAGHFKTFIKIYLPVSVPVIATVSLFMMVGHWNAYFDGIIYIRDAEKLPLATFMQTIIVQADMSKLDPEAVKNLSQRTIRASQIFISALPILLVYPFLQRYFVTGIVVGAVKE; the protein is encoded by the coding sequence ATGTATCATAAAACGATGCCTTACCGCATATTCAGCATATTCAACAATGTGTTACTGACCATCCTTTCACTGCTCTGCTTGCTGCCTTTGTATCACTTGCTCATGGTATCACTTAGCGCATCTGCACCTGCAAATGCTGGTCTCGTCACGTTCTGGCCAATTGGATTTACACTGGAGGCGTATGCCAAGACGTTCGCCAATACCAACTTCCTCTCCTCCTTATGGGTATCTGTGGAGCGGACGGTACTTGGTACTGGACTTGCGTTAATCGTTAATACGATTGCAGCCTATGCGCTTTCCAAAGAGACGCGGGTGTTCCGCGCACGTAACATCTATCTATGGTATTTTGTCATCACGATGCTGTTTAGCGGTGGCCTCATTCCGGGATATATCCTGATTCTGAAGCTGGGACTGATGAACACATTGCTGGCCTTGATTCTGCCGGGATTGGTTGCGGTGTTTAACATTATTCTGTTGCTGAATTTCTTCCGTACCGTTCCGAAGGATCTGGAAGAAGCGGCATTTATCGATGGCGCAGGGCACTTTAAAACGTTTATCAAAATCTATCTGCCTGTCTCCGTACCTGTTATTGCAACGGTTTCGCTCTTCATGATGGTTGGGCATTGGAACGCATACTTTGACGGGATTATCTACATCCGTGATGCGGAGAAGCTGCCACTCGCGACATTCATGCAGACGATCATCGTGCAGGCCGATATGTCGAAGCTTGATCCAGAAGCCGTGAAGAACCTGTCCCAACGGACCATTCGGGCTTCGCAGATCTTTATCAGCGCGCTGCCGATCCTGCTTGTGTATCCGTTCCTGCAACGGTATTTCGTGACTGGGATTGTAGTTGGTGCTGTTAAGGAATAG
- a CDS encoding FGGY-family carbohydrate kinase produces MDQNLKQAIVRGETSLGIEFGSTRIKAVLIDPHFNTICSSSYEWENQLIGGYWTYPMDEMIHGLQQTYHQLKQEIETNYGVTIQKIGSIGCSAMMQGYIALDQTGELLVPFRTWRNATTGKAASELTEKFQFKIPERWSIAHLYQAILNGEEHVTNINYITTLSGYIHRLLTGSKAMGIGDASGMFPIDESTLEYHEDMLKKFDDLIADKGYPWNLKDILPKVYTAGEHAGYLSEAGARLLDPSGNLESNIPLCPPEGDAGTGMVATNSVQKRTGNISVGTSIFAMIVLDKNLSTVYPEIDIVTTPDGNPVAMVLANNCSSDINAWVDLFREFYEAMGQKPDMNQLFSVLFNEALKADADGGGLLSYGYYSGENITGIAKGRPLFVRSPESRFNLANFMRVHLFAAFAALRLGLDILTQKEHVTIEHIWAHGGLFKTPRVAQKMCASALNIPVSVMSTAGEGGAWGMAILASYMVNKQQHEGLAEYLTTKVFIDAEGQEVSPNSADVNGFALFMERYTEGLAIEQSAIDHFVENAKKA; encoded by the coding sequence ATGGATCAAAACTTGAAACAAGCAATAGTCAGGGGAGAAACTTCGCTAGGCATTGAATTTGGATCCACACGAATCAAAGCTGTACTTATTGATCCCCATTTTAATACCATCTGTTCCAGCAGTTATGAGTGGGAAAATCAATTGATTGGCGGTTACTGGACTTACCCTATGGATGAAATGATTCATGGGTTGCAACAAACCTATCATCAATTAAAGCAAGAGATTGAAACAAATTATGGTGTAACGATACAAAAAATTGGCTCAATCGGATGTTCTGCTATGATGCAGGGTTACATTGCACTCGATCAAACAGGGGAGTTATTGGTTCCGTTCCGTACATGGCGCAATGCCACAACGGGTAAGGCTGCATCAGAGCTAACCGAGAAATTCCAGTTTAAAATTCCAGAGCGTTGGAGCATCGCACATTTGTATCAAGCGATTTTGAACGGAGAAGAGCATGTCACTAACATCAATTATATTACGACGTTATCGGGTTACATACATCGGCTGTTAACTGGCAGTAAAGCTATGGGTATAGGGGATGCCTCAGGTATGTTCCCAATTGATGAATCCACACTGGAATACCATGAAGATATGTTGAAGAAGTTTGACGATTTAATTGCCGACAAAGGCTACCCGTGGAATCTTAAAGATATTTTACCTAAAGTGTACACTGCCGGTGAACATGCCGGATATCTTAGTGAAGCTGGTGCCCGACTGTTAGATCCATCAGGTAACTTGGAATCCAATATTCCACTGTGCCCTCCGGAAGGCGATGCTGGAACAGGCATGGTTGCTACGAATAGTGTCCAAAAACGTACGGGTAACATCTCCGTAGGTACATCGATTTTTGCCATGATTGTATTAGATAAAAACCTATCTACGGTATACCCTGAGATTGACATCGTGACTACACCTGATGGCAATCCGGTGGCTATGGTTCTTGCGAATAACTGCTCCAGCGATATTAATGCCTGGGTCGACTTGTTCCGTGAGTTTTATGAGGCTATGGGACAGAAGCCCGATATGAACCAGTTATTCAGTGTATTGTTCAATGAAGCATTGAAAGCTGACGCTGATGGCGGTGGCTTACTGAGCTATGGCTACTATTCAGGCGAGAACATTACAGGAATTGCAAAAGGTCGTCCGTTGTTTGTACGTTCTCCGGAGAGCCGCTTCAATCTGGCAAACTTTATGAGAGTCCATCTGTTTGCTGCGTTTGCTGCACTAAGGCTCGGGCTGGATATTCTTACACAGAAGGAGCACGTAACGATTGAGCACATTTGGGCGCATGGCGGATTGTTCAAAACCCCACGAGTTGCTCAAAAAATGTGCGCATCCGCACTGAATATTCCCGTGTCGGTCATGTCTACCGCGGGTGAAGGCGGCGCATGGGGAATGGCTATTTTGGCTTCCTACATGGTTAATAAGCAGCAGCACGAGGGTTTGGCGGAGTACCTTACCACCAAGGTGTTTATTGATGCAGAAGGACAAGAGGTTTCTCCGAATAGCGCGGATGTGAATGGATTTGCCTTGTTCATGGAGCGTTACACGGAAGGACTGGCCATTGAGCAGTCAGCAATAGATCATTTCGTGGAAAATGCGAAGAAAGCCTGA
- a CDS encoding FusB/FusC family EF-G-binding protein — protein sequence MQTPFIQNHQFNYIQKQADFLLKTLRSVVDPKVLETVRYTVGTNAVSIFDDLTPEQKQLLEQLSTYETTHELQTYLNQLESYLIPFPQVSAKQIQKLFPKAKKLKLPDLELVDYARTTYLRWTDIATSRLFIVYPYEGRFLGIEGRLTATNKKGYCMFCHRHQELGFFNVKTKAHSADNFSSIAQYVCMDNTACNHSITDITMLEKFLLSTVK from the coding sequence ATGCAAACACCATTTATTCAGAATCATCAATTTAATTATATTCAAAAACAAGCTGATTTCCTGCTGAAAACGCTACGCTCGGTTGTGGATCCCAAAGTATTGGAAACCGTCCGTTATACGGTCGGCACCAATGCGGTGAGCATCTTCGATGACCTCACTCCGGAGCAGAAGCAACTGCTGGAGCAGTTATCCACGTATGAGACGACACATGAATTGCAGACGTATCTGAACCAGCTCGAATCATATCTGATTCCATTTCCGCAAGTATCAGCGAAGCAGATTCAGAAGCTGTTTCCTAAGGCGAAGAAGCTTAAATTGCCGGATCTGGAGTTAGTCGATTACGCACGTACTACCTATCTGAGATGGACTGACATTGCGACGAGCCGTTTGTTCATCGTGTACCCGTACGAAGGCAGATTCCTCGGTATTGAGGGACGGCTTACAGCCACGAACAAAAAAGGGTACTGCATGTTCTGTCATCGCCATCAGGAGCTCGGATTCTTCAACGTGAAGACCAAGGCTCATTCGGCGGATAACTTTTCTTCCATTGCCCAGTACGTATGCATGGATAACACAGCTTGCAACCATAGCATTACCGATATCACTATGCTGGAGAAGTTTCTTCTCTCGACAGTAAAATAA
- a CDS encoding NAD(P)H oxidoreductase yields MNVLVVVSHPRKDSLTFQVAERFAKGLTEAGHGYEILDLHGIGFDPILREKDEPDYTQENQVFSPEVETEMERLKKHDAVAFVFPLWWWHLPAMLKGYVDRVMNNGFAYGANKLPHQQILWIALSGVTEEQMHKRNYGQSIANLLNVGIADYCGVSQSRVEFIYETLESKPEHYEALLNHAHHLGLNYVNDIPTP; encoded by the coding sequence ATGAACGTACTCGTTGTAGTATCCCACCCGCGTAAAGATTCGTTGACCTTCCAGGTAGCTGAACGTTTTGCAAAAGGGCTTACCGAGGCTGGTCACGGTTATGAGATATTGGATTTGCATGGAATTGGATTCGACCCGATTCTTCGTGAAAAGGATGAACCCGACTATACTCAAGAAAATCAGGTGTTCTCACCAGAGGTTGAAACGGAGATGGAGCGTTTGAAGAAGCACGATGCTGTGGCTTTTGTGTTTCCTCTCTGGTGGTGGCATCTGCCAGCCATGTTGAAAGGTTATGTGGATCGTGTCATGAACAACGGATTTGCCTATGGCGCGAACAAACTTCCTCATCAGCAGATATTGTGGATCGCTCTTTCGGGTGTGACGGAAGAACAGATGCATAAGCGCAATTATGGTCAATCGATCGCCAACCTGCTCAATGTGGGGATTGCCGATTATTGCGGTGTGTCCCAATCAAGGGTTGAGTTTATATATGAAACGTTGGAATCCAAGCCTGAGCATTATGAGGCACTGCTGAACCATGCACATCACTTGGGACTGAACTATGTCAACGATATTCCGACTCCATGA
- a CDS encoding helix-turn-helix domain-containing protein gives MTEHGETSAPKKYKVGVEAALEVMGGKWKPLIIYHLMTGRKRTSELRRLIPDITQKMLTTQLRGLEKDEIVQRKVYSEVPPKVEYELTDYGWGLKPALDHLCYWGEEHLDKIHGDRFKVLEDFDSQES, from the coding sequence ATGACAGAACATGGAGAAACGAGTGCTCCAAAAAAATATAAAGTAGGCGTGGAAGCGGCCTTGGAAGTAATGGGCGGAAAGTGGAAGCCATTGATTATTTATCATTTGATGACCGGGCGGAAACGTACGTCGGAGCTTCGAAGATTGATACCGGACATTACGCAGAAGATGCTGACGACACAGCTCAGAGGACTGGAAAAGGATGAGATCGTACAGCGCAAGGTATATTCGGAGGTGCCTCCCAAAGTGGAATATGAGTTGACGGACTACGGCTGGGGACTCAAGCCCGCCTTGGACCATCTGTGCTATTGGGGAGAAGAGCATCTGGACAAAATCCACGGGGATAGGTTTAAAGTATTGGAGGATTTCGATTCTCAGGAAAGTTGA
- a CDS encoding NUDIX domain-containing protein — MDGAEHVKQAVPIRCEGVAVVLLKKSHDQYRVLMLKRAGRMLHNEWCYVGGGIEKGEKAWEAALREVHEETGITEVRLYSANQFEQYYSPMEEYIYIAPVFVGYVDEGQVVRLNHEHIEYQWMTFDEAKENAALPGIDNILDFVEKHFAKKAPSKWLRIDGKM; from the coding sequence GTGGATGGTGCAGAGCACGTGAAACAGGCAGTTCCCATTCGTTGTGAAGGCGTGGCTGTAGTTCTGTTGAAGAAAAGCCACGATCAATACCGTGTACTGATGCTAAAGCGGGCTGGTCGTATGTTGCATAACGAGTGGTGTTATGTTGGTGGCGGGATAGAAAAGGGCGAGAAGGCATGGGAAGCTGCACTCAGAGAAGTTCATGAGGAAACAGGTATTACGGAAGTCCGGTTGTATTCTGCCAATCAATTCGAGCAATATTATTCACCCATGGAGGAGTACATCTATATTGCTCCCGTATTCGTAGGATATGTGGATGAAGGCCAGGTTGTCCGGTTAAATCATGAACATATCGAGTACCAATGGATGACGTTTGACGAAGCCAAAGAAAATGCGGCATTACCCGGCATTGATAATATTTTGGATTTTGTTGAAAAGCATTTTGCCAAGAAGGCTCCGTCGAAATGGCTGCGGATTGATGGGAAGATGTAA
- a CDS encoding SpoIID/LytB domain-containing protein: MNQIVDENSIDLNQDFPETTTIKKPREQLNLEKAKNGVNAQGNSGDIQPLSATSTPSTFKLYITGSGTITNIGFDTYAKNVLPNEWYGSWKSESLKAGAVTIKTYAWYNATYPRKPATDYGAHLTDRWQNYQHYVPNSGQTATNNAVNAVSGIFMVNSDGKVFDAQYRAGSEGDIGTAWGGVLSQWGTQYIAQNYPEYNYYTILSYYYSFSDKSSGYIQTGNY, encoded by the coding sequence TTGAATCAAATAGTAGATGAAAATAGTATAGATCTAAATCAGGATTTTCCCGAAACGACTACGATTAAGAAACCTAGAGAACAATTAAATTTGGAAAAAGCTAAGAACGGAGTTAACGCTCAGGGTAATTCGGGCGATATACAACCTCTAAGTGCTACTAGTACGCCATCAACATTTAAATTGTATATTACTGGTTCCGGAACAATCACCAATATCGGCTTTGACACTTACGCTAAGAATGTATTGCCAAACGAGTGGTATGGATCATGGAAATCAGAGTCATTGAAAGCTGGAGCAGTAACAATTAAGACATATGCATGGTATAACGCCACTTACCCAAGAAAACCTGCAACAGATTATGGGGCACACTTGACAGACCGCTGGCAAAATTACCAACATTATGTTCCAAATTCTGGACAAACAGCTACAAATAATGCCGTTAATGCTGTATCAGGAATTTTCATGGTCAATTCTGATGGCAAAGTTTTTGACGCTCAATATAGAGCAGGATCAGAAGGGGATATTGGTACAGCTTGGGGTGGAGTGTTAAGTCAATGGGGCACACAATATATTGCACAAAATTATCCAGAGTATAACTACTACACTATACTAAGCTATTATTACAGTTTTTCTGATAAAAGTAGTGGATACATCCAAACTGGGAACTATTAA
- a CDS encoding DUF4085 family protein has product MRYLTKEWYELCQQTHLHFGLRVHNGANESDENLFLRLYKRKEKAHVKQERELYNLDPRFMLEHDGQVLTRLDKAFGEEEVTEEDQIVYHMPPEERAHIEKLIAEYDVRPPFDEKKCKEEYKESMESSFQYKAEHLPQEIVEQIADIRVFTLGYCTRKMLQQLKKQSAHNWRRVEHTSKEFREVMMAQDISDEIHSRVQYHDCTITELLTGDEVVIRFDTRGGFTNINKLTLVAPEIIKQDGGIVGSYWLYQELYRIDNGYELHVLFDGENMPELIVRCADILVEVE; this is encoded by the coding sequence ATGAGATATCTAACGAAAGAATGGTATGAGCTGTGTCAACAGACACATCTTCATTTTGGTTTAAGAGTACATAACGGAGCTAACGAGTCAGATGAGAATCTATTTTTAAGGCTGTATAAAAGAAAGGAAAAAGCACATGTGAAGCAGGAGCGAGAGCTATATAACTTGGACCCACGTTTCATGCTGGAGCATGATGGACAGGTGCTCACTCGCCTAGACAAAGCTTTCGGTGAGGAAGAAGTGACAGAAGAGGATCAGATCGTTTATCACATGCCTCCGGAAGAACGAGCGCATATCGAGAAACTCATTGCAGAATATGATGTGCGCCCTCCTTTTGATGAGAAGAAATGCAAGGAAGAGTACAAAGAATCGATGGAGTCGAGTTTTCAATACAAGGCGGAACATTTGCCACAGGAAATCGTTGAACAAATTGCGGATATTCGTGTGTTTACTTTGGGATATTGCACGAGAAAGATGCTACAGCAATTGAAGAAACAGAGTGCGCACAATTGGAGACGTGTGGAACACACATCGAAAGAATTTAGAGAAGTGATGATGGCACAGGATATTTCCGATGAAATACATAGCCGGGTTCAATATCATGATTGTACGATAACGGAACTGCTGACAGGGGATGAGGTGGTCATTCGTTTTGACACCCGTGGGGGCTTCACCAATATAAATAAACTTACGCTGGTTGCACCCGAAATCATCAAGCAAGACGGTGGGATTGTAGGCAGTTACTGGCTGTATCAAGAGCTGTATCGGATCGATAACGGATATGAGCTTCATGTTTTATTTGATGGAGAGAATATGCCTGAATTGATTGTTCGCTGTGCTGACATTCTCGTAGAGGTAGAATGA